The following is a genomic window from Sporosarcina jeotgali.
ACAAAAGGTTCATCGATAATATAGAGTGCTGGTTCTGCAAGAAACGCACACATAATCATAACTTTTTGCCGCATCCCTTTTGAGAAATGAGACGGATACCATTTTAAGCGTTTTTCCATTCGAAACTCTTTCAGTAACGCTGCTGATCTTGCTTCAAATACGTCCTGAGGAATTCCATACGCCATCGCAGTAAGTTCCAAATGCTCACGCAGTGTCAGTTCCTCATACAAAATTGGAGTTTCAGGAATATAGCTGAACGACTTCCGATACTTTTCAGCGTCCTCGTCAAATGTGACACCGTTAATTTCAATGGCTCCTCCTTGAGGATTCATTAACCCGATAATGTGTTTGATAGTTGTACTTTTACCGGCACCGTTTAGTCCAATCAGCCCGACTAATTCACC
Proteins encoded in this region:
- a CDS encoding ABC transporter ATP-binding protein; this encodes MAILDLKDVTGGYSRKPVLHEVSFNIQKGELVGLIGLNGAGKSTTIKHIIGLMNPQGGAIEINGVTFDEDAEKYRKSFSYIPETPILYEELTLREHLELTAMAYGIPQDVFEARSAALLKEFRMEKRLKWYPSHFSKGMRQKVMIMCAFLAEPALYIIDEPFVGLDPLGIRSLLAQLTQRTENGASVLMSTHVLSTAEKHCDRIILLHEGSVRAHGTMDDLRKAFGRPEASLDDLYIAMTEEADYEQLT